The Bacteroides acidifaciens genome includes a region encoding these proteins:
- a CDS encoding DUF3828 domain-containing protein: protein MMNLLNDNSKNRALCERCLTDGLLTKVQRMINISSVDPIIRSQDVNSDAIRTLNVKNITDNWYMVSYLWNEKDSTTMIKIPLKVENVDEKCKIAYITPVQNGDQYGDELLSNCENMKACKIDETSGKSFAESFYKVYIASYCAMYKDVNAKLSTLRLSNLSHTALEQFEKAELENQKDGFNGYDLLINNFDFDCMWCKSFKLNQLGDNVFQITYQAGSKTYKIIITIKKQNNRYLIDKISL, encoded by the coding sequence ATGATGAATCTTTTAAATGATAATTCAAAGAATAGAGCTTTATGTGAAAGGTGTTTAACCGATGGACTATTAACAAAAGTTCAAAGAATGATAAATATAAGTAGTGTTGATCCAATAATACGTTCACAAGATGTAAACAGTGATGCTATTAGAACTTTAAATGTAAAAAATATTACAGACAACTGGTATATGGTAAGTTATCTTTGGAATGAAAAAGATAGTACTACCATGATTAAAATTCCATTAAAAGTGGAAAATGTGGATGAGAAGTGTAAGATAGCATATATTACGCCTGTTCAGAATGGAGATCAATATGGAGATGAGCTGCTGTCTAATTGTGAGAATATGAAAGCGTGTAAAATAGATGAGACTTCAGGAAAGTCATTTGCAGAAAGTTTTTACAAAGTTTATATTGCATCATATTGTGCTATGTATAAAGATGTAAATGCGAAACTATCAACTTTGCGTTTATCTAATTTGTCACATACAGCCTTGGAACAATTTGAGAAAGCAGAATTAGAAAATCAAAAGGATGGTTTTAATGGATATGATCTCTTGATTAATAACTTTGATTTCGACTGTATGTGGTGTAAAAGTTTTAAACTTAACCAATTGGGAGATAATGTCTTTCAAATCACTTATCAGGCAGGAAGTAAAACTTATAAAATAATTATTACTATTAAAAAACAAAACAATAGATATTTAATTGATAAAATATCATTATAA
- a CDS encoding IS256 family transposase, with product MDIPKEFLSKEFLSQFKTGEDVTAFMKELHTRVYEQMLEAEMDNHLGYEKHSNQGDHSGNSRNGSYRKQIQTEMGKSVIQVPRDRKGEFEPIVVPKHQSRGLSIERLVISLYAKGMSVADIESEMQEIYGINLSTSAISIITNKVSQAATEWQNRPLDSLYMIVWMDGIVFKVRENGKVINKTVYLCVGLNKEGLKEVLGMWIGKNESAAFWMGVLTDLKARGVEDILITVTDNLNGFTETIKSVFPASTTQICVVHQIRNSCRYVVWKEKKEFTADLKNIYNAPTKEAAEMELDNFEQKWGAKYPYAIRSWRNNWEELTVFFDFPVEIRKIIYTTNLIENLNGKIRKYTKNKLSFPNDDALKKSVYLAINEIEKKWYQPIWNWALIFNQFITIFENRIQV from the coding sequence ATGGACATTCCTAAAGAATTTTTAAGTAAAGAGTTTCTGTCCCAGTTTAAGACAGGCGAAGATGTGACTGCTTTCATGAAAGAGCTTCATACTCGTGTTTATGAACAAATGCTGGAAGCAGAGATGGATAACCATTTAGGTTATGAAAAACACTCCAATCAAGGCGATCATAGTGGCAACTCCCGCAATGGTAGTTATAGGAAGCAGATTCAAACCGAGATGGGTAAATCTGTTATTCAGGTTCCTCGTGATCGGAAAGGAGAATTTGAGCCTATTGTTGTTCCCAAGCATCAATCCCGCGGCTTATCAATCGAGCGTCTTGTCATCTCTCTTTATGCCAAAGGTATGAGCGTCGCTGATATTGAGTCGGAAATGCAGGAAATATACGGCATTAACCTTTCCACCTCCGCTATCTCCATTATCACCAATAAAGTTAGCCAGGCTGCAACAGAGTGGCAGAATCGTCCTTTGGACAGTTTATATATGATTGTCTGGATGGATGGTATCGTATTCAAAGTCAGAGAAAACGGCAAAGTGATCAACAAGACTGTTTACCTATGTGTAGGTCTGAATAAGGAAGGTTTGAAAGAAGTATTGGGTATGTGGATTGGCAAAAATGAGAGTGCCGCTTTCTGGATGGGCGTTTTAACGGATCTCAAAGCCCGTGGTGTAGAAGACATTCTGATTACAGTTACTGATAACCTGAATGGATTTACGGAAACCATCAAGAGTGTATTTCCTGCCTCTACTACTCAAATATGTGTGGTACACCAAATTAGAAACTCCTGTCGCTATGTCGTCTGGAAAGAAAAAAAGGAATTCACTGCCGATTTAAAGAACATCTATAATGCACCTACTAAAGAAGCAGCTGAGATGGAGTTGGATAACTTTGAGCAAAAATGGGGTGCTAAATATCCATATGCGATACGCTCATGGAGAAATAATTGGGAAGAACTGACCGTGTTCTTTGATTTCCCCGTCGAGATTAGAAAGATTATCTATACCACTAATCTTATTGAAAATCTAAATGGGAAAATTAGAAAGTACACCAAAAATAAGCTATCATTTCCAAATGATGATGCACTGAAAAAATCTGTCTATTTGGCCATTAACGAAATTGAAAAGAAATGGTACCAACCTATTTGGAATTGGGCATTGATATTTAACCAATTTATTACTATATTTGAAAACAGGATTCAAGTATAA
- a CDS encoding iron-sulfur cluster assembly scaffold protein, with amino-acid sequence MTYSHEVEHMCVVKKGPNHGPAPIPEEGKWVKSKEIVDISGLTHGIGWCAPQQGACKLTLNVKEGIIQEALIETIGCSGMTHSAAMASEILPGKTVLEALNTDLVCDAINTAMRELFLQIVYGRTQSAFSEGGLIIGAGLEDLGKGLRSQVGTLYGTLAKGPRYLEMAEGYIKQIFLDKNDEICGYEFVHMGKFMDEIKKGTDANEALKKVTGTYGRVTAEQGAVKSIDPRHE; translated from the coding sequence ATGACTTATTCACACGAAGTGGAACACATGTGTGTTGTAAAGAAGGGTCCTAACCACGGACCGGCTCCCATACCCGAAGAAGGCAAATGGGTAAAATCTAAAGAAATCGTTGATATTTCTGGTTTGACACACGGTATCGGTTGGTGCGCTCCTCAACAAGGTGCTTGTAAACTGACACTGAACGTTAAAGAAGGTATCATCCAGGAAGCCTTGATCGAAACAATCGGTTGCTCTGGTATGACTCACTCAGCTGCTATGGCTTCTGAAATCCTTCCGGGTAAAACAGTTCTTGAAGCATTAAACACTGACCTTGTTTGCGATGCTATCAACACTGCAATGCGCGAACTTTTCTTGCAAATCGTATACGGACGTACTCAATCAGCTTTCTCTGAAGGTGGTTTGATTATCGGTGCAGGTTTGGAAGACTTGGGTAAAGGTCTGCGTAGCCAGGTAGGTACTCTTTATGGTACTTTGGCTAAAGGTCCTCGCTACCTTGAAATGGCAGAAGGTTATATCAAACAAATCTTCTTGGACAAGAACGACGAAATCTGCGGATACGAATTCGTACACATGGGTAAGTTCATGGACGAAATCAAGAAGGGTACTGATGCTAACGAAGCTTTGAAGAAAGTTACAGGTACTTACGGACGCGTAACAGCAGAACAGGGAGCAGTTAAATCTATTGATCCACGTCACGAATAA
- a CDS encoding GGGtGRT protein, producing the protein MIREVKFESQDRRIKQIIAALNANGIKDIEEANAICEAHGLDPYKTCEETQPICFENAKWAYVVGTAIAIKKGCTNAAEAAEAIGIGLQAFCIPGSVADDRKVGIGHGNLAAMLLREETKCFAFLAGHESFAAAEGAIKIAAKADKVRKEPLRCILNGLGKDAAQIISRINGFTYVQTQFDYFTGELKVVREIAYSDGPRAKVKCYGADDVREGVAIMWKEGVDVSITGNSTNPTRFQHPVAGTYKKERVLAGKPYFSVASGGGTGRTLHPDNMAAGPASYGMTDTMGRMHSDAQFAGSSSVPAHVEMMGFLGIGNNPMVGCTVACAVDVAQALSK; encoded by the coding sequence ATGATTAGAGAAGTAAAATTCGAAAGCCAAGACCGTCGTATCAAACAGATTATCGCTGCTTTGAACGCTAACGGCATCAAAGATATCGAAGAAGCGAACGCTATCTGTGAAGCTCATGGACTTGATCCTTATAAAACGTGTGAAGAAACTCAGCCTATCTGTTTTGAAAATGCAAAATGGGCTTATGTTGTAGGTACTGCCATTGCTATTAAAAAAGGTTGCACAAACGCTGCTGAAGCTGCCGAGGCTATCGGTATCGGTCTGCAAGCATTCTGCATCCCGGGTTCTGTAGCTGACGACCGTAAGGTTGGTATCGGCCATGGTAACCTTGCTGCTATGTTGCTGCGTGAAGAAACTAAATGTTTCGCTTTCTTGGCAGGTCACGAATCTTTCGCTGCTGCTGAAGGTGCTATCAAAATCGCTGCTAAAGCAGACAAAGTACGTAAAGAACCGTTGCGTTGTATCTTGAACGGTCTTGGAAAAGACGCTGCTCAGATCATCTCTCGTATCAACGGCTTTACATACGTTCAGACTCAATTCGATTACTTTACAGGTGAACTGAAAGTTGTTCGTGAAATCGCTTACTCTGACGGTCCTCGTGCAAAAGTAAAATGTTATGGTGCTGACGACGTTCGCGAAGGTGTAGCTATCATGTGGAAAGAAGGTGTAGACGTATCTATCACAGGTAACTCTACTAACCCGACTCGTTTCCAACATCCAGTTGCAGGTACTTACAAGAAAGAACGTGTTCTTGCTGGTAAACCATATTTCTCTGTAGCTTCCGGTGGTGGTACAGGCCGTACTCTTCACCCGGATAACATGGCTGCAGGTCCTGCTTCATACGGTATGACAGACACAATGGGTCGTATGCACTCAGATGCTCAGTTCGCTGGTTCTTCATCAGTTCCTGCTCACGTAGAAATGATGGGATTCCTGGGAATTGGTAACAATCCTATGGTAGGTTGTACAGTGGCTTGCGCTGTTGACGTAGCTCAGGCTTTGAGCAAGTAA
- a CDS encoding nucleotidyltransferase family protein — translation MKLIENNIQKIIDLCKKHKVHKLFVFGSVLTSRFNDNSDVDLVVDFNKAEVSDYFDNFFDFKYALENLFGRKVDLLEEQTIKNPYLKKNVDATKTLIYG, via the coding sequence ATGAAGCTGATTGAAAATAATATCCAAAAGATAATTGACCTATGCAAAAAACATAAGGTACATAAATTATTTGTCTTTGGTTCTGTTCTTACGAGTCGTTTTAATGACAACAGCGATGTTGATTTAGTTGTCGATTTTAATAAGGCAGAAGTAAGCGATTACTTTGATAATTTCTTTGATTTCAAATATGCTTTAGAAAATTTGTTTGGCAGAAAAGTAGACTTACTGGAAGAACAGACTATTAAGAATCCATATTTGAAGAAGAATGTGGATGCAACTAAAACTTTAATCTATGGATGA
- a CDS encoding DUF86 domain-containing protein — protein sequence MDELIKKHLQDILTAIEEVESFFGNAPKVYDDFYSNLCLRRAVERNIEIIGEAMNRILKVDKDIAITNSRKIVDARNYIIHGYDSLSVDILWSMVINHLPKLRNEVIALLNI from the coding sequence ATGGATGAATTAATAAAGAAACACTTGCAAGATATTCTAACTGCCATTGAAGAAGTAGAAAGTTTCTTCGGCAATGCTCCTAAAGTTTATGATGACTTCTATAGTAACCTATGCCTTAGACGAGCCGTTGAAAGAAACATAGAAATTATTGGTGAAGCTATGAATAGAATACTAAAAGTTGATAAAGATATAGCCATAACCAATTCTCGCAAAATTGTTGATGCTAGAAACTATATCATACATGGTTATGACAGCCTATCAGTAGATATACTTTGGAGTATGGTTATTAATCATTTACCAAAACTAAGAAATGAAGTAATAGCATTGCTAAATATATAA